Proteins co-encoded in one Flavobacteriales bacterium genomic window:
- a CDS encoding class I SAM-dependent methyltransferase: MDYDPIKNSLGAFFNQGPFARRLFYKILDTLLLRSWHIHREIRKWKRSAPSAVHILDAGSGFGQYSWFMSKQGRKWSILGVDVKRDYVADCNDFFRSQNKPHVFFRSEDLLEFEQKEAFNLILSVDVMEHIEDDRRVFSHFYESLKTGGVLLISTPSDLGGSDVKNNNGASFISEHVRNGYSAQEIKEKLKAAGFCKVKVHYSYGVPGKLAWKMAMKWPMKMLNSSMGMILFMPFYYMIFILPIIILHYMDTYTPHRSGTGLIVRAEKNGAGSNCN, encoded by the coding sequence ATGGATTACGATCCGATAAAGAATTCCTTAGGAGCCTTTTTTAATCAGGGACCATTTGCCAGAAGATTATTCTATAAGATTCTGGACACGCTTTTATTGCGCTCATGGCACATTCACCGAGAAATCAGAAAATGGAAACGTTCGGCGCCTTCCGCCGTGCATATTCTTGATGCGGGTTCAGGGTTCGGACAGTACTCCTGGTTTATGAGTAAACAAGGAAGAAAATGGAGCATATTAGGCGTAGATGTAAAACGCGATTATGTGGCCGACTGCAATGATTTTTTCCGCTCGCAAAATAAACCCCATGTTTTTTTCCGGTCAGAAGATTTATTGGAGTTTGAACAAAAAGAAGCATTCAATTTGATATTGTCGGTGGATGTAATGGAACACATCGAAGATGATCGCAGGGTGTTTTCACATTTTTACGAATCGCTCAAAACCGGGGGTGTGTTATTGATTTCCACACCGAGTGATTTAGGTGGGAGCGACGTTAAAAACAACAACGGTGCGAGCTTTATCAGCGAACATGTACGTAATGGTTATTCGGCGCAGGAAATTAAAGAGAAGTTAAAGGCGGCAGGATTTTGTAAGGTGAAGGTTCACTATTCTTACGGAGTTCCCGGAAAACTGGCATGGAAAATGGCAATGAAATGGCCAATGAAAATGTTGAATTCTTCTATGGGAATGATACTGTTTATGCCTTTTTATTACATGATTTTTATTTTACCAATCATCATTCTGCATTATATGGATACCTATACCCCCCACCGGAGCGGAACGGGACTCAT
- the rbfA gene encoding 30S ribosome-binding factor RbfA: protein MSTIRQQKVAALLQKELGTFFQRESVTYFGGSMITVTVVRMSPDLAMAKVYISIYGGPPREEVFRFIVSQTKEIRYKIGQETGKQLRVVPELAFYLDDSINYAQEIDRLLKK from the coding sequence ATGAGTACTATCCGTCAGCAAAAAGTTGCAGCATTGTTGCAAAAGGAATTGGGTACATTTTTCCAGCGGGAAAGTGTTACTTACTTCGGTGGTTCAATGATTACGGTAACTGTTGTCCGGATGTCGCCGGATCTGGCCATGGCCAAGGTTTACATCAGTATTTATGGGGGTCCGCCGAGAGAAGAAGTTTTCCGTTTTATTGTTTCCCAGACTAAAGAGATAAGGTATAAAATCGGACAAGAAACCGGTAAGCAGTTAAGAGTAGTTCCTGAATTGGCATTTTATCTGGATGACTCCATTAACTATGCCCAAGAGATTGATCGCCTGCTGAAGAAATAG
- a CDS encoding glycosyltransferase family 25 protein, with the protein MQENRSILYFVLHVKAGYEDRERFMQTQLDDLKINFQWVLEHDMSELDPAYIAAHFTKEMEGIQPAVSCAMKHIQAWKNVMESDAKGAVIFEDDMVLHADFNSWINRFILEAEQKVNENKSKVFISLENSLLTFIPSSQKIEGQYLYPAKNPRCAGAYYLSKEAAGLLYRRFLEQAMEVPVDWWMGNMVNELGITLYWSEPTVAEQGSHNGMFRSGIDDKPKSVFRRINFIVQKGYKKLLSRFR; encoded by the coding sequence ATGCAAGAAAATCGCTCCATTTTATATTTTGTCCTTCACGTAAAAGCGGGGTATGAGGACCGTGAACGATTTATGCAAACCCAACTCGATGATTTGAAGATCAACTTTCAATGGGTCCTCGAACACGATATGTCCGAATTAGATCCTGCCTATATCGCAGCCCATTTTACCAAAGAAATGGAAGGTATTCAGCCTGCGGTTTCCTGTGCAATGAAGCATATACAGGCCTGGAAAAATGTAATGGAGTCGGACGCAAAAGGAGCTGTTATTTTTGAGGATGACATGGTGCTTCATGCCGATTTTAACAGCTGGATCAACCGGTTTATTCTGGAGGCAGAGCAAAAGGTAAATGAAAATAAATCAAAGGTTTTTATTTCGCTCGAAAATTCATTGTTAACCTTTATCCCTTCTTCTCAGAAAATCGAAGGACAATATTTATATCCGGCAAAAAATCCGCGCTGTGCAGGCGCCTATTATTTGAGCAAAGAAGCTGCGGGATTGTTATACCGTCGATTCCTTGAACAAGCGATGGAGGTACCGGTCGACTGGTGGATGGGCAACATGGTGAATGAACTGGGAATAACACTGTATTGGTCGGAACCAACCGTAGCAGAGCAGGGTTCTCATAATGGAATGTTCCGTTCGGGAATAGATGATAAACCAAAAAGTGTATTCCGACGTATCAATTTTATCGTACAAAAGGGTTATAAAAAACTTCTTTCCCGATTCCGCTAG
- a CDS encoding ABC transporter ATP-binding protein/permease, which produces MKLLKRLLFYARPYHHYLPENLIYTFFGIVFGLLNFTMLIPLLNLLFGTAQELAPAPDLPEFSFSISYLSTLFNHYFLSIAHESGKMDALGFVCIIIGISTLLANFFRYMAIRVLVRLKLSMLQKIRIALYDKLSEQSLSFFNRRKKGDLLSTVTNDVQEIEFSVISSFQTLMRDPFIILSYFLALFYISPSLTLFTLFFFPVSGLIISQISKRLKKKGYFSQELLGKILHTTDETLIGIKIIQAFRAGGLFRENFRKLNGDFTRNSKSLFNQREMASPISELLGVTVIIVVVMYGGHLVLEGELGGSTFITYLALYSQILQPAKNLGTAITNMQRGLVSAERIFEILDAPVAIKDKNDAQPISGFHHSVKFNQVSFAYDEKEVIRNVSFEIEKGKMIALVGRSGSGKSTLADLLLRFQDCKSGSVTIDGVDLRDIQLDSLRAQIGLVNQEPILFNDSIFNNITMGAAGADPEKVKAAAISANAHEFIEQLDERYQSNVGDRGSRLSGGQKQRIAIARALYKNPPILILDEATSALDTESERLVQDALQHLMENRTTLVIAHRLSTIQHADEIIVMDQGEIVERGNHQVLYAKNGMYRKLCDLQSFN; this is translated from the coding sequence ATGAAATTACTTAAGCGCTTATTATTTTACGCCCGGCCTTATCATCATTATTTGCCGGAAAATCTGATTTACACCTTTTTCGGGATAGTATTCGGTTTGCTTAATTTTACCATGCTCATTCCCTTGCTCAACCTTTTATTTGGCACAGCACAGGAATTAGCTCCCGCTCCGGATTTACCCGAGTTTTCATTTAGCATCAGTTACCTCAGCACCCTCTTCAATCATTATTTCCTTTCCATTGCGCACGAAAGCGGAAAAATGGATGCTCTGGGTTTTGTTTGCATCATCATTGGAATTAGCACTTTGCTGGCCAACTTTTTCAGGTACATGGCCATTCGGGTCTTGGTTCGACTTAAACTCTCCATGCTGCAAAAAATACGAATTGCGCTATACGATAAATTATCCGAACAAAGTTTATCCTTTTTTAACCGGAGAAAAAAAGGCGATTTGTTAAGCACGGTTACCAACGATGTACAGGAAATTGAATTTTCGGTAATCAGTTCGTTTCAAACCTTAATGCGCGATCCCTTTATTATATTATCCTACTTCCTGGCCTTATTTTATATTTCGCCATCGCTCACCCTGTTCACTTTATTTTTCTTTCCTGTATCGGGACTAATTATTTCTCAAATTTCGAAGCGACTCAAAAAGAAAGGCTATTTTTCGCAGGAACTTTTAGGTAAAATATTACATACAACCGACGAAACTTTAATTGGAATTAAAATCATCCAAGCCTTTCGTGCGGGCGGATTATTTCGCGAAAATTTCAGAAAACTAAATGGCGATTTTACGCGCAATTCCAAATCATTATTCAACCAACGCGAAATGGCATCTCCCATTTCTGAATTGCTGGGAGTAACGGTGATTATTGTGGTGGTTATGTACGGCGGACATTTAGTCTTAGAAGGCGAATTGGGAGGTTCAACCTTTATCACTTACCTCGCCTTGTATTCGCAAATTCTGCAACCTGCAAAAAACCTTGGAACGGCCATTACGAATATGCAGCGCGGATTAGTTTCTGCAGAACGAATTTTCGAAATACTGGATGCACCGGTTGCCATTAAAGACAAAAACGACGCACAACCTATTAGCGGTTTCCATCACTCCGTGAAGTTTAATCAGGTAAGTTTTGCTTACGACGAGAAAGAAGTGATACGGAATGTGTCGTTCGAAATTGAAAAAGGAAAAATGATTGCGCTGGTTGGACGAAGCGGATCGGGTAAATCGACCCTGGCAGATTTGCTCTTGCGTTTTCAGGACTGCAAAAGCGGATCGGTTACCATTGATGGAGTAGATTTGCGCGACATTCAACTGGATAGTTTGCGTGCACAGATCGGATTGGTTAACCAGGAACCCATTCTGTTTAATGATTCCATTTTTAACAACATCACCATGGGTGCAGCAGGTGCCGATCCGGAAAAAGTAAAAGCGGCTGCTATTTCTGCCAACGCACATGAATTTATTGAACAACTCGATGAGCGTTACCAAAGCAATGTGGGCGATCGCGGTTCACGTTTATCGGGCGGACAAAAACAGCGTATTGCCATTGCCAGAGCATTGTATAAAAATCCTCCGATTTTAATTCTGGATGAAGCCACCTCCGCATTAGATACCGAATCGGAACGTTTGGTACAGGATGCACTGCAACATTTAATGGAAAACCGCACAACGCTGGTTATTGCGCATCGATTAAGCACCATTCAGCATGCGGATGAAATTATTGTAATGGATCAGGGTGAAATTGTTGAACGCGGCAATCACCAGGTGCTTTATGCGAAAAACGGCATGTACAGAAAACTTTGTGATTTACAAAGCTTCAATTAA